A genomic window from Colletotrichum destructivum chromosome 7, complete sequence includes:
- a CDS encoding Putative NAD-dependent epimerase/dehydratase, NAD(P)-binding domain superfamily: MTVAQTHLVTGGSGFIAQHLVNDLLQRGLRVHTTVRSLGNAKKVDSLKTLQEKYPAGQLRLFEADLLEWGSFKEAMQGCSVVHHVASPFLMAEKIKDGQKECVEPALKGTQNVLATVGETEAVERVVLTSTIGAIFGDYADVQDQMAGILSEGYFNETSTVTHNPYHYSKVLAEKEAWAIAKRQDRWDLVVICPGLVIGPPLSKGSDSGSLFLLDELLRGDLFFGVPNLSFATVDVRDVAAAHIRAAEVPSAKGRYIVASKEMATFVDISRLFRRLSKSTLVPNHQLPDFLVRVVGPLFGLTQQWISRNLGVSFMVDNSRSSTELGLTYRPLDGTLTDYYQAWKAFQK; the protein is encoded by the exons ATGACTGTCGCTCAGACTCAcctcgtcaccggcggcagcggcttcaTCGCGCAGCACCTCGTCAACGACCTGCTGCAAAGAGGTCTTCGTGTACATACAACAGTGCGTAGCCTCGGCAATGCCAAAAAAGTCGACTCGCTCAAGACGCTGCAAGAGAAATACCCGGCCGGCCAGCTGAGGCTTTTCGAGGCCGACCTGCTCGAATGGGGCTCGTTCAAAGAGGCCATGCAGGGTTGCTCGGTAGTCCACCACGTCGCGTCGCCTTTCTTGATGGCGGAGAAGATCAAGGATGGCCAGAAGGAATGCGTCGAGCCGGCGCTGAAGGGGACCCAGAACGTGTTGGCGACCGTCGGGGAAACTGAAGCTGTCGAGCGAGTTGTGCTCACATCAACGA TCGGTGCCATATTCGGCGATTACGCCGACGTCCAAGATCAGATGGCAGGGATCCTGTCCGAGGGATACTTCAACGAGACCAGCACAGTGACGCACAACCCCTACCACTACTCCAAAGTGCTGGCAGAAAAGGAGGCCTGGGCAATCGCAAAGCGACAAGACCGATGGGACTTGGTCGTCATCTGCCCGGGGCTGGTCATCGGCCCGCCGCTATCCAAGGGCTCCGACTCGGGCAGCCTGTttcttctcgacgagcttctgcgCGGGGACCTGTTCTTCGGCGTACCCAACCTCAGCTTCGCCACCGTCGACGTGCGCGACGTGGCCGCAGCCCATATCAGGGCGGCAGAGGTGCCGTCGGCCAAGGGGCGGTACATTGTGGCGTCCAAGGAGATGGCCACGTTCGTGGACATCTCGCGGCTTTTTCGGAGACTGAGCAAGTCGACCCTGGTCCCGAATCACCAGCTGCCCGATTTTCTTGTGCGCGTAGTCGGGCCTCTGTTCGGCCTGACGCAACAATGGATTTCGAGGAACCTAGGGGTCAGCTTCATGGTGGACAACAGTCGAAGTTCCACAGAACTGGGCCTTACGTATCGACCGCTTGACGGGACGCTGACGGACTATTATCAGGCTTGGAAAGCTTTTCAGAAGTGA